One region of Kytococcus sedentarius DSM 20547 genomic DNA includes:
- a CDS encoding ABC transporter ATP-binding protein: protein MIDVERLEKSFVSPGETVRVLDGVSMAVAAGECVALTGASGSGKSTLLNILGGLEPADAGSALVSGVNVTAASDAALAKMRLEKVGLVFQDHNLVPDFTVLENIEVVLRARGTDGRRARQQAMDALERVHVAELAERRPARISGGQAQRVGIARAISGGKQVILADEPTGSLDSRTTQAVFELLASLAQDGAAVVVCTHDLSVRDHVSREYHLVDGKLR, encoded by the coding sequence ATGATTGATGTGGAGCGGCTCGAGAAGTCGTTCGTCTCCCCGGGGGAGACGGTGCGGGTGTTGGACGGCGTGAGCATGGCGGTGGCTGCCGGGGAATGCGTGGCCCTGACCGGGGCCAGTGGTTCGGGCAAGAGCACCCTGTTGAACATCCTGGGGGGATTGGAGCCTGCGGATGCGGGTAGCGCACTCGTCTCAGGTGTCAACGTGACCGCGGCGTCCGACGCCGCACTTGCCAAGATGCGGCTGGAGAAAGTGGGACTCGTGTTCCAGGACCACAACCTGGTCCCGGACTTCACGGTGCTGGAGAACATCGAGGTGGTGCTGCGAGCGCGTGGGACCGATGGGCGAAGAGCGCGCCAGCAAGCCATGGACGCCCTGGAACGCGTACACGTGGCAGAGCTTGCGGAGCGCCGCCCCGCGCGCATCTCAGGGGGTCAGGCGCAGCGGGTGGGCATTGCCCGAGCCATCTCTGGGGGCAAGCAGGTCATCTTGGCCGATGAACCGACCGGGTCCCTGGACAGCAGGACCACGCAGGCAGTCTTTGAGCTGCTGGCCAGTCTGGCTCAGGACGGCGCTGCTGTCGTCGTGTGCACGCATGACCTCTCGGTGCGCGATCACGTGTCCCGCGAGTACCACCTTGTGGACGGGAAACTGCGATGA
- a CDS encoding serine hydrolase domain-containing protein, with amino-acid sequence MHTELTRRQFAGVSAGALSGLAVGNAPATASTSATMTALTTPAARAVRQWLDALIGNTAVGAVVSIRGVHGGLDLAAGRTSLSTGRARVNCRGRVASISKMMVATAALQEVQAKRWTLRTTIDDVLPGLWPGRGRVTLQQLLSHTSGMPDALNEITPGNNMYELSPAVLERTCSQQFTDDQIVRIARGMPWRFRPGEGYYYSNTGFVVVGMMLERAHRTGLEKLLRDRVFTPGGMGQTSLVRGYTAPTPQLYDYLVEAVGRYRLERVNLSSFSAAGAVMATTADVTDFLYNLFRGKLLSQHLVDRMCTPVDASRDHSYGLGMRIVPDDVNGSGTLYGHTGSGWGSVAHALSTRDGRKRMAYISTGRPYWWDGKARNDRHRNALRKAALRATTSRSALPRTVPISSLDPQVVQGARRYDAEVGPLFG; translated from the coding sequence ATGCACACCGAGCTCACACGCCGTCAGTTCGCGGGGGTCTCAGCGGGAGCCCTGTCAGGCCTCGCCGTCGGGAACGCCCCGGCCACCGCGAGCACGTCGGCCACCATGACCGCGCTCACCACGCCCGCAGCCCGCGCGGTCCGGCAGTGGCTCGACGCCCTCATCGGCAACACGGCCGTGGGTGCCGTAGTCAGCATCCGGGGGGTCCATGGTGGGCTCGACCTCGCGGCGGGCCGCACCTCGCTCTCCACGGGGCGCGCGCGGGTCAACTGCCGGGGGCGCGTCGCCAGCATCAGCAAGATGATGGTGGCCACCGCCGCTCTGCAGGAGGTGCAGGCCAAGCGATGGACGCTGCGCACCACCATCGACGACGTCCTGCCCGGGCTGTGGCCGGGGCGGGGGAGGGTCACGCTGCAGCAGCTGCTCAGCCACACCTCCGGCATGCCGGACGCGCTCAACGAGATCACCCCGGGCAACAACATGTACGAGCTCTCGCCGGCGGTGCTCGAGCGGACCTGCAGCCAGCAGTTCACCGACGACCAGATCGTCAGGATCGCCCGGGGCATGCCCTGGCGCTTCCGGCCGGGGGAGGGCTACTACTACTCGAACACCGGGTTCGTGGTGGTGGGCATGATGCTGGAGAGGGCCCACCGCACGGGTCTGGAGAAGTTGCTGCGTGACCGCGTCTTCACCCCTGGCGGGATGGGGCAGACCTCACTGGTGCGTGGGTACACCGCACCCACCCCGCAGCTGTACGACTACCTGGTGGAGGCCGTGGGGCGCTACCGGCTGGAGCGGGTCAACCTCAGCAGCTTCTCTGCGGCGGGCGCGGTGATGGCGACGACGGCCGACGTCACCGACTTCCTGTACAACCTGTTTCGCGGCAAGCTCCTGAGCCAGCACTTGGTGGACCGCATGTGCACCCCCGTGGACGCCTCCAGGGACCACTCCTACGGGCTGGGCATGCGCATCGTCCCCGATGACGTGAACGGCTCCGGCACGTTGTACGGCCACACCGGGTCCGGATGGGGGTCGGTCGCCCACGCACTGTCCACCCGGGACGGGCGCAAGCGGATGGCGTACATCTCCACCGGGCGTCCGTACTGGTGGGACGGCAAGGCCCGCAACGACCGCCACCGCAACGCCCTGCGCAAGGCCGCCCTGCGGGCCACGACCTCGCGCTCGGCGCTGCCCCGGACCGTGCCGATCAGCTCGTTGGACCCGCAGGTGGTCCAGGGCGCCCGTCGGTACGACGCCGAGGTGGGACCGCTCTTCGGGTGA
- a CDS encoding NAD-dependent malic enzyme, translated as MSAVPSASNALTIRLTAPARATTIGELTSAVAAAGGMTTALDISDSTPQAMTIDLTVAGTSADHNEEIVAALNDIEGVQIERISDRTFLAHLGGKITVEPKMPIRNRDDLSLIYTPGVARVCAAIAKNPEDARRLTIKRNTVAVVTDGTAVLGLGNIGPLAAMPVMEGKAALFKRFADVDAFPICLDANGVEDIVAHVKAIAPAFAGINLEDISAPRCFEIERRLREELDIPVFHDDQHGTAIVAVAALTNALRVVGKKLEDVQIVQSGAGAAGTAIMRLLMKAGARHVTVADVNGIVNPERDDIKNGDDEQLKWIADHTNPERHRGTLQDALRGADVFIGVSAGNILTGDDIATMNTDAVVFAMANPTPEVDPQEAAKHATVVATGRSDFANQINNVLVFPGVFRGLLDARSETVTDDLMLAAAHALADVVTPDELNPTYIIPSVFHKDVSTVVARAVSRAVERDEQAQAPGPKTEAIALMNIPTKRTGSQRADA; from the coding sequence ATGAGTGCTGTGCCTTCGGCGTCCAATGCCCTGACCATCCGCCTGACCGCGCCCGCCCGGGCGACCACCATCGGGGAGCTGACCAGCGCCGTCGCCGCCGCGGGCGGCATGACGACCGCCCTGGACATCAGCGACTCCACGCCGCAGGCCATGACGATCGACCTCACGGTGGCCGGCACGAGCGCCGACCACAACGAGGAGATCGTCGCGGCGCTGAACGACATCGAGGGCGTGCAGATCGAGCGGATCTCGGACCGCACCTTCCTGGCGCACCTCGGCGGCAAGATCACGGTCGAGCCGAAGATGCCCATCCGCAACCGTGACGACCTCTCGCTGATCTACACCCCGGGTGTCGCGCGGGTCTGCGCGGCCATCGCGAAGAACCCCGAGGACGCCCGGCGCCTGACCATCAAGCGCAACACCGTCGCGGTGGTCACCGACGGCACCGCGGTGCTGGGGCTCGGCAACATCGGCCCGCTGGCCGCCATGCCGGTGATGGAGGGCAAGGCCGCCCTGTTCAAGCGCTTCGCGGACGTGGACGCCTTCCCGATCTGCCTGGACGCCAACGGCGTCGAGGACATCGTGGCCCACGTGAAGGCGATCGCCCCGGCCTTCGCCGGCATCAACCTCGAGGACATCTCCGCGCCGCGCTGCTTCGAGATCGAGCGTCGCCTGCGTGAGGAGCTCGACATCCCGGTCTTCCACGACGACCAGCACGGCACCGCCATCGTCGCCGTCGCCGCGCTGACCAACGCCCTGCGCGTGGTGGGCAAGAAGCTCGAGGACGTGCAGATCGTGCAGTCCGGGGCGGGTGCGGCCGGCACGGCGATCATGCGCCTGCTGATGAAGGCGGGCGCCCGCCACGTGACGGTGGCCGACGTCAACGGCATCGTGAACCCGGAGCGCGACGACATCAAGAACGGTGACGACGAGCAGCTCAAGTGGATCGCCGACCACACCAACCCCGAGCGTCACCGCGGCACCCTCCAGGACGCGCTGCGGGGGGCCGACGTCTTCATCGGTGTCTCTGCCGGGAATATCCTGACCGGTGACGACATTGCCACCATGAACACTGACGCCGTCGTCTTCGCGATGGCGAACCCCACGCCCGAGGTCGACCCGCAGGAGGCCGCGAAGCACGCGACCGTCGTGGCGACCGGGCGCAGTGACTTCGCCAACCAGATCAACAACGTGCTCGTCTTCCCCGGAGTCTTCCGGGGGCTGCTGGATGCCCGCAGCGAGACGGTCACCGACGACCTCATGCTCGCCGCGGCCCACGCCCTCGCTGACGTGGTGACGCCCGACGAGCTCAACCCGACCTACATCATCCCGAGCGTCTTCCACAAGGACGTCTCCACGGTGGTGGCCCGGGCCGTCAGCCGCGCCGTCGAGCGTGACGAGCAGGCCCAGGCACCCGGACCCAAGACGGAAGCGATTGCCCTGATGAACATTCCCACGAAGCGCACCGGCTCCCAGCGAGCCGACGCCTGA
- a CDS encoding type II secretion system F family protein encodes MTWSWPGAALGLLVGLGLLLVVHGVPRWRTPSLAMRVDPYVRDEPAPARLFNLAPHEQLTVHHLVDPVTRRLGARLGELLGGEETLGRRLARAGQVPDVQGYRAQQAVLGCVLAAAGAALGVLLWGSGRAAPLVAPALALVGGIAGVMLRDQLLARRVAQRERRVVEEFPAVAELLALAVAAGESATAALERVARLSRGELSRELTQALGEARTGASLPTALEGIAERTEVPSVARFVDGVIIAVERGTPLADVLRAQATDAREAARQHVIAEGGRREILMMIPVVFFVLPVTVVFAMYPGLGALQVNL; translated from the coding sequence ATGACCTGGTCCTGGCCCGGCGCTGCCCTCGGCCTGCTCGTGGGCCTGGGTCTGCTGCTCGTCGTCCACGGGGTGCCTCGTTGGCGCACCCCCAGCCTCGCGATGCGGGTGGACCCCTACGTGCGCGACGAACCGGCACCCGCCCGCCTGTTCAACCTCGCGCCGCACGAGCAGCTCACCGTCCACCACCTCGTGGACCCGGTCACCCGGCGGCTGGGGGCCCGGCTGGGGGAGCTGCTGGGCGGCGAGGAGACCCTCGGGAGGCGCCTGGCCCGGGCCGGGCAGGTGCCCGACGTCCAGGGCTACCGGGCGCAGCAGGCCGTTCTCGGGTGTGTGCTCGCCGCCGCGGGAGCCGCGCTGGGGGTGCTGCTCTGGGGCAGTGGCAGGGCCGCGCCGCTGGTGGCCCCTGCGCTGGCGCTAGTGGGTGGGATTGCAGGGGTGATGCTGCGCGACCAGCTGCTCGCCCGCCGGGTGGCCCAGCGCGAACGCCGCGTCGTCGAGGAATTCCCCGCCGTCGCTGAGCTGCTGGCGCTCGCGGTCGCTGCCGGTGAGTCGGCCACGGCCGCCCTGGAGCGGGTCGCGCGCCTCAGCCGCGGCGAGCTCTCGCGGGAGCTGACCCAGGCCCTCGGGGAGGCCCGCACCGGGGCCAGCCTCCCGACCGCACTGGAGGGCATCGCCGAGCGCACCGAGGTGCCCAGCGTCGCCCGCTTCGTCGATGGGGTGATCATCGCCGTCGAGCGCGGCACCCCGTTGGCGGACGTGCTGCGTGCGCAGGCCACCGACGCCCGGGAGGCCGCGCGCCAGCACGTCATCGCCGAGGGCGGCCGGCGGGAGATCCTGATGATGATCCCGGTCGTCTTCTTCGTGCTGCCCGTCACGGTCGTCTTCGCCATGTACCCCGGTCTCGGCGCGCTGCAGGTGAACCTGTGA
- a CDS encoding pilus assembly protein TadG-related protein yields the protein MRHSPSSDQPAPGCAPHDEGVRRSTGERGGIGLLLMGFVAILTSLLLVGIDTTSLYLARIETLNAADAAARGAADEFSEDGYYGDQETLLDPGAVDRAARQSLARQVPSSRIEAWEVTRATPTGGGQQATVRVTSRPRFAVTGLVRGYVPGGATITVESTARGGSGQAP from the coding sequence ATGAGGCACAGCCCCAGCAGCGACCAGCCGGCACCCGGGTGTGCGCCCCACGACGAGGGGGTGCGGAGAAGCACCGGGGAGCGCGGCGGCATCGGCCTGCTGCTCATGGGCTTCGTCGCCATCCTCACCAGCCTGCTGCTGGTCGGGATCGACACCACCAGCCTGTACCTGGCCCGCATCGAGACGCTGAACGCCGCCGACGCGGCCGCCCGGGGGGCGGCCGACGAGTTCTCCGAGGACGGCTACTACGGCGACCAGGAGACTCTGCTCGACCCCGGCGCGGTCGACCGCGCCGCCCGGCAGTCCCTGGCGCGGCAGGTGCCCTCGTCCCGGATCGAGGCCTGGGAGGTCACCCGGGCCACACCCACGGGGGGCGGGCAGCAGGCGACGGTCCGGGTCACGAGTCGCCCGCGCTTCGCGGTGACCGGGCTCGTGCGTGGCTACGTGCCGGGCGGTGCCACGATCACCGTGGAGTCGACAGCGCGCGGTGGGAGTGGCCAGGCGCCCTGA
- a CDS encoding serine hydrolase domain-containing protein → MTTALSRRQFAGLATATATGAALTTTGVTASHAAIATGPNAEALKAALKGMINRPLVGAVCSVSGRYGRMDIAAGQFSLSRKEAARANARARVSSITKPMVAVAVFQQIEAGRWTLKTTIDDVLPGLWTGRGKITVAQLMNHTSGMPDHINDVLPNIPNFGIDVIEDFTNDQWSHAKIIREAKKLPWKFAPGTGWSYSNTGYVVLSMMLEKATGQKIGTLLRNRVFSKMGMNQTRLYNSAKVERPELELEDVALDGRRKERLENVNMSIFSGSGGAQATSADITDFWAVLLRHQMISKRSVDQMITPVGAAKQADYGYGVMVIDDVFTGSGGKLYGHDGGGFGSTAMSLSNRDGWRRMAYMMTGRPWHQEGFEQLQEGQFKVMDSCFAVSTNRSGRPAGYSRTAARRESIPFLAQKQFRVG, encoded by the coding sequence ATGACCACAGCTCTGTCCCGCCGTCAGTTCGCCGGCCTGGCCACCGCCACGGCCACCGGCGCTGCGCTGACCACCACCGGTGTGACGGCGTCCCACGCCGCCATCGCCACCGGGCCCAACGCCGAGGCGCTGAAGGCTGCCCTCAAGGGCATGATCAACAGGCCGCTCGTCGGCGCCGTGTGCTCCGTCTCCGGTCGCTACGGCCGCATGGACATTGCTGCTGGCCAGTTCTCCCTGTCCCGCAAGGAGGCCGCTCGCGCCAACGCCCGTGCGCGCGTCTCCTCCATCACCAAGCCGATGGTGGCCGTCGCGGTCTTCCAGCAGATCGAGGCCGGCCGCTGGACGCTGAAGACCACCATCGACGACGTGCTGCCGGGTCTGTGGACCGGCCGCGGCAAGATCACCGTGGCGCAGTTGATGAACCACACCTCCGGCATGCCGGACCACATCAACGACGTGCTGCCGAACATCCCCAACTTCGGCATCGACGTCATCGAGGACTTCACGAACGACCAGTGGTCGCACGCGAAGATCATCCGTGAGGCCAAGAAGCTGCCGTGGAAGTTCGCGCCGGGCACCGGGTGGTCCTACTCCAACACCGGCTACGTCGTGCTCTCGATGATGCTGGAGAAGGCCACCGGCCAGAAGATCGGCACCCTGCTGCGCAACCGTGTCTTCTCGAAGATGGGCATGAACCAGACGCGCTTGTACAACAGCGCCAAGGTGGAGCGTCCGGAGCTGGAGCTCGAGGACGTCGCGCTCGACGGCCGCCGCAAGGAGCGCCTCGAGAACGTCAACATGAGCATCTTCTCCGGTTCCGGCGGCGCCCAGGCGACCTCGGCCGACATCACCGACTTCTGGGCGGTGCTGCTGCGCCACCAGATGATCTCCAAGCGCTCCGTGGACCAGATGATCACCCCGGTCGGGGCAGCCAAGCAGGCGGACTACGGCTACGGCGTCATGGTCATCGACGACGTGTTCACCGGTTCCGGTGGCAAGCTCTACGGCCACGACGGAGGCGGCTTCGGCTCCACCGCCATGTCGCTGTCCAACCGCGACGGCTGGCGCCGCATGGCCTACATGATGACCGGTCGCCCGTGGCACCAGGAGGGCTTCGAGCAGCTGCAGGAGGGCCAGTTCAAGGTCATGGACTCCTGCTTCGCGGTGAGCACCAACCGCTCCGGTCGCCCGGCCGGCTACAGCCGTACGGCTGCCCGTCGCGAGTCCATCCCGTTCCTGGCCCAGAAGCAGTTCCGCGTCGGCTGA
- a CDS encoding type II secretion system F family protein codes for MGMLLGATLGLGLALVWDSFWPRRPRARVTRTTWQDRVSDDLAVARWSGVTPGGLVLATAALGVVTFVLTAGLTGVLPVAAAFGLIASGLPWAVLSGTSRRRRSRLRDAWPDCVDHVASGVRAGMALPEALAQLAVRGPEELRPAFAGFAHDYRATGRFHVSLDALKERLSDPVADRLVESLRIAREVGGSDLGVVLRTLSSFLREEAHTRSEMEARQSWTVNAARLGLAAPWIVLAMLATRGDSLAAYNSTTGALVLVLGGLVSVGAYLLMMRLGRIPQAERVLR; via the coding sequence ATGGGCATGCTGCTGGGCGCCACCCTCGGGCTCGGCCTGGCGCTGGTCTGGGACTCGTTCTGGCCCCGGCGCCCACGCGCACGCGTCACGCGGACGACCTGGCAGGACCGGGTGTCCGACGACCTCGCGGTGGCGCGCTGGTCCGGTGTCACCCCGGGTGGCCTGGTGCTGGCGACGGCGGCACTGGGAGTCGTGACCTTCGTGCTGACCGCTGGCCTCACCGGCGTGCTGCCCGTGGCGGCCGCCTTCGGCCTGATCGCCTCCGGCCTGCCGTGGGCGGTGCTCTCCGGCACCTCGCGGCGCCGCCGCAGCCGGCTGCGCGACGCGTGGCCGGACTGCGTGGACCACGTCGCCTCCGGCGTGCGGGCGGGTATGGCCCTGCCGGAGGCGCTCGCCCAGCTCGCGGTCCGCGGCCCCGAGGAGCTGCGGCCGGCCTTCGCCGGCTTCGCCCACGACTACCGGGCCACCGGGCGCTTCCACGTCTCCCTGGACGCCCTCAAGGAACGCCTCTCCGACCCGGTCGCGGACCGGCTGGTGGAGTCCCTCCGCATCGCCCGCGAGGTCGGCGGCAGCGACCTGGGTGTCGTGCTGCGGACCCTCAGCTCGTTCCTGCGCGAGGAGGCCCACACCCGCTCGGAGATGGAGGCCCGCCAGAGCTGGACCGTCAACGCGGCCCGGCTGGGCCTGGCCGCGCCGTGGATCGTGCTGGCGATGCTGGCCACCCGCGGTGACTCACTGGCCGCCTACAACTCGACCACCGGGGCCCTGGTGCTGGTCTTGGGGGGCCTGGTCTCCGTGGGCGCCTACCTCCTCATGATGCGGCTGGGCCGCATCCCCCAGGCAGAGCGGGTGCTGCGATGA
- the prfB gene encoding peptide chain release factor 2 produces MAVDYVQEIRELRTTMESVREVIDLPRLKEQLADLEQQSSAPDLWDDPENGQKVSAAMSRVRGEVERIESMDSRIDDLEVLVEMGTEEGDAETLAEATKELAAIQAAVEKLEVRTLLSGEYDEREAVITIRAGAGGVDAADFAEMLMRMYLRWAERHEYPTKVLDTSYAEEAGLKSVTFEVNVPYAYGNLVVEGGTHRLVRISPYDNQGRRQTSFAAVEVVPVIEQTDSIEIPENEIKVDVFRSSGPGGQSVNTTDSAVRMTHIPTGIVVSMQNEKSQIQNRAAALRVLQSRLLLQRKAEEAAERKELAGDIKASWGDQMRSYVLHPYQMVKDLRTEHEVGNTQSVFDGDIDGFIEAGIRWKRGQEKQAD; encoded by the coding sequence GTGGCTGTCGACTATGTGCAAGAGATCCGTGAGCTCCGCACGACCATGGAGTCGGTGAGGGAGGTCATCGACCTGCCCCGCCTGAAGGAGCAGCTGGCGGACCTGGAGCAGCAGTCCAGCGCACCCGACCTGTGGGACGACCCGGAGAACGGACAGAAGGTCTCCGCGGCCATGTCCCGTGTCCGTGGTGAGGTGGAGCGGATCGAGTCCATGGATTCCCGCATCGACGACCTCGAGGTGTTGGTCGAGATGGGCACCGAGGAGGGCGACGCGGAGACCCTTGCGGAGGCCACCAAGGAGCTGGCCGCCATCCAGGCCGCGGTGGAGAAGCTCGAGGTGCGCACGCTGCTTTCGGGGGAGTACGACGAGCGCGAGGCCGTGATCACCATCCGCGCCGGCGCCGGTGGTGTCGATGCCGCGGACTTCGCCGAAATGCTCATGCGCATGTACCTGCGCTGGGCTGAGCGTCACGAGTACCCGACCAAGGTGCTGGACACCTCCTACGCGGAGGAGGCGGGGCTGAAGTCGGTCACCTTCGAGGTGAACGTGCCCTACGCCTACGGCAACCTGGTGGTCGAGGGCGGAACGCACCGCCTGGTGCGCATCTCGCCGTACGACAACCAGGGGCGGCGCCAGACCTCCTTCGCGGCGGTGGAGGTGGTGCCGGTCATCGAGCAGACCGACTCCATCGAGATCCCGGAGAACGAGATCAAGGTGGACGTGTTCCGCTCCTCGGGCCCCGGTGGCCAGTCGGTGAACACCACCGACTCCGCCGTGCGCATGACGCACATCCCCACCGGCATCGTGGTCTCGATGCAGAACGAGAAGTCGCAGATCCAGAACCGGGCCGCGGCGCTGCGCGTGCTCCAGTCGCGCCTGCTGCTGCAGCGCAAGGCCGAGGAGGCCGCCGAGCGCAAGGAGCTGGCCGGCGACATCAAGGCCAGCTGGGGCGACCAGATGCGCTCGTACGTGCTGCACCCGTACCAGATGGTCAAGGACCTGCGCACCGAGCACGAGGTGGGCAACACCCAGTCGGTCTTCGACGGTGACATCGACGGCTTCATCGAGGCCGGCATCCGCTGGAAGCGCGGCCAGGAGAAGCAGGCCGACTGA
- a CDS encoding thioredoxin family protein, whose product MPVTTLTDDTFESAVTSAEAAVVVLTDAHCSTCGHYTTVVERVAEQMADEAEFYFVSHDSAPEVYASSGVRSVPTTVIFRQGMLLHLDSGAHTEENLAQLVHVFAEADVEEMRQAVQEQGTTVIGQED is encoded by the coding sequence ATGCCGGTCACCACCCTCACGGATGACACCTTCGAGTCCGCTGTGACGTCCGCCGAGGCCGCGGTCGTCGTCCTCACCGATGCCCACTGCTCCACCTGCGGCCACTACACGACCGTGGTCGAGCGGGTCGCCGAGCAGATGGCCGACGAGGCCGAGTTCTACTTCGTGAGCCACGACTCCGCCCCCGAGGTCTACGCCTCCAGCGGCGTGCGTTCCGTGCCGACCACGGTCATCTTCCGACAGGGCATGCTCCTGCACCTGGACTCCGGTGCCCACACGGAGGAGAACCTGGCGCAGCTGGTCCACGTGTTCGCCGAGGCGGACGTCGAGGAGATGCGCCAGGCGGTCCAGGAGCAGGGGACGACCGTCATCGGCCAAGAGGACTGA
- the smpB gene encoding SsrA-binding protein SmpB, with translation MATKKKQAKDDPRNKVVATNRKARHDYIIEDTYEAGLALTGTEVKSLRMGRASLVDGYATDRNGELFLENVHIPEYLNGSWTNHSARRKRKMLLHRHELDKLIGKSNEAGHTIVPLRLYFKDGRVKVEIALAKGKKQYDKRHALREKQDEREKQAQMSLRYQMQQGR, from the coding sequence ATGGCCACGAAGAAGAAGCAGGCGAAGGACGACCCGCGCAACAAGGTCGTCGCCACCAACCGCAAGGCGCGGCACGACTACATCATCGAGGACACCTACGAGGCCGGGCTCGCGCTCACGGGTACCGAGGTGAAGTCACTGCGGATGGGGCGGGCCTCGTTGGTGGACGGGTATGCCACGGATCGCAACGGTGAGCTCTTCCTGGAGAACGTGCACATCCCGGAGTACCTCAACGGGTCGTGGACCAACCACTCCGCGCGCCGCAAGCGGAAGATGCTCTTGCACCGTCACGAGCTCGACAAGCTCATCGGCAAGTCGAACGAGGCCGGCCACACCATCGTGCCGCTGCGGCTGTACTTCAAGGACGGGCGGGTCAAGGTCGAGATCGCGCTGGCCAAGGGCAAGAAGCAGTACGACAAGCGCCACGCCCTGCGCGAGAAGCAGGACGAGCGGGAGAAGCAGGCGCAGATGAGCCTGCGCTACCAGATGCAGCAGGGCCGCTGA
- a CDS encoding TadE/TadG family type IV pilus assembly protein, with protein sequence MGAGRSDAEQPVHLGGLRGARPLRRTGPRERGAITAEFVLTSVVAIFTVMAVLQLAFALHVKNSLTAFAVEGARHGARSDAGPGDGVQRARYLAERASAGRAVSDVRQSRDTVGGRSVVVVEVTADLPVLGPWGIGEDLTVRGRALQEGE encoded by the coding sequence GTGGGCGCTGGCCGGTCCGATGCTGAACAACCTGTTCACCTCGGCGGTCTCCGGGGTGCACGGCCCCTGAGGCGCACCGGCCCGCGCGAGCGGGGGGCCATCACCGCGGAGTTCGTCCTCACCAGCGTGGTGGCGATCTTCACGGTGATGGCCGTCCTCCAGCTCGCCTTTGCCCTGCACGTCAAGAACTCCCTGACCGCCTTCGCCGTCGAGGGCGCACGCCACGGCGCCCGGTCCGATGCGGGGCCGGGCGACGGCGTGCAGCGCGCCCGCTACCTCGCTGAGCGGGCCTCGGCGGGCCGCGCCGTCAGTGACGTCCGGCAGTCGCGCGACACCGTCGGCGGCCGGTCGGTGGTCGTCGTGGAGGTCACGGCCGACCTCCCGGTGCTGGGTCCGTGGGGCATCGGGGAGGACCTGACCGTCCGCGGCCGCGCGCTCCAGGAGGGCGAGTGA